The Niallia alba genome includes a window with the following:
- a CDS encoding DmpA family aminopeptidase, producing MIKQKRIRDYGVTIGKLKTGSKNAITDVDGVTVGHVTLKNGDTQTGVTTILPHQGNVFKEKVIASSHVINGFGKTMGLMQINELGTIETPILLTNTLSIGAAADALIEYMLDNNTEIGKTTGTVNPIVCECNDMFLNDIRARNITKQHVFDAIVNASPTFEEGSIGAGRGMLCYSLKGGIGTSSRIIDMKHGSYTLGVLTLTNFGILSDLVIAGKPIGQELKEHLIQAKNDKDKGSVIIIVATDLPVSERQLNRIIKRAVTGLARTGSIITTGSGEVVIGFSTATKIPHENPYSSVPVSTIHEEDIDKAFRAVGEATEEAVLNSLITATHVIGREGNERPTLQDLINKHHISLC from the coding sequence ATGATCAAACAAAAGCGGATACGGGATTATGGAGTTACGATAGGTAAACTAAAAACTGGAAGCAAAAATGCCATTACAGATGTCGATGGCGTTACAGTTGGCCATGTTACCTTAAAAAATGGTGATACACAAACAGGTGTTACAACAATATTGCCACATCAAGGAAACGTATTTAAGGAAAAGGTAATTGCTTCAAGTCATGTTATTAATGGCTTTGGAAAAACGATGGGTTTGATGCAAATAAATGAATTAGGAACAATCGAAACCCCTATCCTTTTAACAAATACATTAAGCATTGGTGCTGCTGCAGATGCATTAATTGAATATATGCTAGATAATAATACGGAAATCGGTAAGACTACAGGAACCGTTAATCCGATTGTTTGTGAATGTAATGATATGTTCCTGAATGATATAAGAGCAAGAAATATCACCAAACAACATGTTTTCGATGCGATTGTCAATGCCTCACCTACGTTTGAGGAAGGTTCAATTGGAGCAGGTCGCGGCATGTTATGTTACTCCTTAAAGGGAGGAATTGGTACGTCATCACGTATAATAGATATGAAACATGGTAGCTATACATTGGGTGTCTTAACCTTGACTAATTTCGGAATATTGAGCGATTTAGTGATAGCTGGAAAGCCAATTGGGCAGGAACTAAAAGAGCATCTTATTCAAGCAAAAAATGATAAGGATAAGGGATCAGTCATTATAATAGTCGCAACAGATCTTCCTGTTTCAGAGAGACAATTAAATCGCATTATTAAGCGTGCTGTCACTGGACTCGCTCGTACTGGTTCCATCATTACGACAGGCAGCGGTGAAGTAGTAATTGGTTTTTCTACAGCCACAAAAATTCCGCACGAAAATCCATATTCGAGTGTGCCTGTATCAACAATTCATGAAGAGGATATAGATAAAGCTTTTAGAGCAGTTGGAGAAGCTACTGAAGAAGCTGTGCTAAATTCTCTCATTACAGCGACACATGTAATTGGACGCGAGGGAAACGAACGACCAACCCTACAAGATTTAATAAATAAACATCATATTAGTCTTTGCTAA
- a CDS encoding nitroreductase family protein, translating into MKEKEIQQFRQSDHEIDPIFLNRWSPRSFLKKEVPEEMLMRLFEAARWAPSANNLQPWRFIIARTPEERALFHSFIFERNLEWCKNAPVLAVLISDKQNGMHAFDSGTAWGFLSLQAIKEGLKTHAIGGFDKAKAREVLNIPEEFDIQVTIAIGYQGEKEALSEDFQAREQPSNRRPLSESILEGKYK; encoded by the coding sequence ATGAAAGAAAAAGAAATACAACAATTTCGTCAATCAGACCATGAGATTGATCCCATTTTTTTAAATCGATGGTCTCCCCGTTCATTTTTAAAAAAAGAAGTACCAGAAGAAATGCTAATGCGCTTGTTTGAGGCTGCTCGTTGGGCACCTTCTGCCAATAATTTGCAGCCATGGCGTTTTATTATTGCTCGAACACCAGAAGAACGAGCACTATTCCATTCATTTATTTTTGAAAGAAATTTAGAATGGTGTAAAAATGCTCCAGTATTAGCAGTGCTTATTTCGGATAAACAGAACGGAATGCATGCTTTTGACAGTGGGACAGCATGGGGCTTCTTATCTTTGCAGGCTATTAAAGAAGGTTTGAAAACACATGCGATTGGTGGATTTGATAAGGCAAAGGCTCGAGAAGTCTTAAATATTCCAGAAGAATTTGATATTCAAGTAACTATCGCAATAGGGTATCAAGGCGAAAAAGAGGCATTGTCTGAAGACTTTCAAGCACGAGAGCAACCATCTAATCGTCGTCCTTTATCCGAATCGATTTTAGAAGGGAAGTATAAATAA
- a CDS encoding NUDIX hydrolase, with product MEPKWLQWGKQLQAIAQAGLTYSKDVYDLERFEDIRKLSMEIMSEYTKMDTTSIRELFANETGYATPKVDIRAVVFKDEKILMVKEKTDKSWALPGGWGDIGLTPAEVAVKEVREESGYQVKAVKLIAVMDKKCHPHPPSPYHVYKMFLQCEIVGGEAKEGIETSSVEFFSADALPPLSIPRNTESQIQLAFKHLYNPGEAVYFD from the coding sequence ATGGAACCGAAATGGTTGCAATGGGGAAAACAGCTTCAAGCAATTGCACAAGCAGGTTTAACGTATTCGAAAGATGTATATGATTTGGAAAGATTTGAAGACATCAGGAAATTAAGCATGGAGATAATGTCGGAATATACAAAGATGGATACAACTAGTATACGCGAACTTTTTGCGAATGAAACAGGTTATGCAACTCCGAAGGTAGATATTAGAGCAGTAGTCTTTAAAGATGAGAAAATTTTGATGGTGAAAGAAAAGACAGATAAATCTTGGGCATTACCAGGAGGCTGGGGAGATATTGGCTTAACACCAGCAGAAGTAGCCGTTAAAGAAGTACGAGAAGAATCGGGATATCAAGTAAAAGCGGTAAAACTAATTGCTGTAATGGATAAGAAGTGCCATCCACATCCCCCTTCTCCATATCATGTGTATAAAATGTTTCTTCAGTGTGAGATTGTGGGAGGAGAGGCGAAGGAAGGAATAGAAACTAGTTCGGTCGAATTTTTTTCAGCAGATGCACTTCCTCCTTTATCGATTCCTAGAAATACGGAATCACAAATCCAATTAGCGTTTAAGCATCTTTATAACCCGGGAGAGGCTGTATATTTTGATTGA
- a CDS encoding ABC transporter permease: MNSRKLFFSRLIKNWRYQWNVFRSIADWTVIIYILVPAVIFCGIIYRSWWIELPVWIHNIPFFIPFFFLAVLAWIGHIRTYLVEADKVFLVKQLDLLWKLKILSYCNSLFWQILVMGAGFLCLLPFLLQYYLLSWQEILVLFVYFNALQSCFLLLKYHIRKIASIFQKSFIMFFLFLICIWSSQWIYRIVANQYYVPVYVISGIILILSIFFSLKALRKIGSLDLHIEMEQERKTSMVQFIYLAAPEIEKPVIMNRKRPRTFKNSKRIFKKRTPSNGFIELFIKIILRNSSYLYGYFMLINSTTWAMIIVPPLWLKIIIFIGFSIMMYGWLISLWNKVCQYHPLMKKYMESDDFFSARKKGVMVMIALALGIVFFFNYVAWYVMKMVGV, translated from the coding sequence GTGAATAGTAGAAAGCTATTTTTTTCACGGTTGATCAAGAATTGGCGCTATCAATGGAATGTGTTTCGATCCATTGCAGATTGGACGGTAATTATCTATATTCTTGTCCCTGCAGTTATTTTTTGTGGAATCATCTACCGTTCATGGTGGATTGAATTACCTGTTTGGATTCACAACATCCCTTTTTTCATACCGTTTTTCTTTTTAGCCGTTCTTGCTTGGATTGGCCATATTCGTACCTATCTTGTCGAAGCGGATAAAGTATTTTTAGTAAAACAACTTGATTTGTTATGGAAATTAAAAATATTAAGTTATTGTAATTCCCTTTTTTGGCAAATCCTTGTTATGGGCGCAGGATTTCTATGCCTCTTACCGTTTTTGCTTCAATATTATTTGTTAAGCTGGCAGGAAATCCTTGTATTATTTGTCTATTTTAACGCCTTACAATCTTGCTTTCTATTACTTAAATACCATATCAGAAAAATTGCTTCCATTTTTCAAAAAAGCTTCATTATGTTTTTCCTATTTTTGATATGTATTTGGTCTAGCCAATGGATTTATCGTATCGTTGCTAACCAATATTATGTTCCGGTTTATGTTATTTCAGGTATCATTCTTATTTTGTCGATTTTCTTTAGTCTAAAAGCCTTACGTAAGATAGGTTCTCTTGACTTACATATTGAAATGGAACAGGAACGTAAAACAAGCATGGTTCAGTTTATTTATTTGGCAGCACCTGAAATAGAAAAGCCAGTGATCATGAACAGAAAAAGGCCGCGTACATTCAAAAATTCTAAACGGATTTTTAAAAAACGCACACCATCTAACGGTTTTATCGAATTATTTATTAAAATTATTCTGCGTAATTCTAGTTATTTATATGGCTATTTTATGTTGATTAACAGTACAACATGGGCAATGATTATCGTACCGCCATTATGGCTAAAAATAATTATTTTTATCGGTTTTTCTATCATGATGTATGGATGGTTAATTAGTTTATGGAATAAAGTGTGTCAATACCATCCATTAATGAAAAAGTATATGGAAAGTGATGACTTTTTTTCTGCAAGGAAAAAGGGAGTAATGGTAATGATTGCTCTTGCTTTAGGAATCGTATTCTTTTTTAACTATGTGGCTTGGTATGTTATGAAGATGGTAGGTGTTTAG
- a CDS encoding ABC transporter ATP-binding protein: MSLIDVAIQSAGYEQKKEIIKDIDFSIEKGELVGLIGPNGAGKSTTIKSLLGLIEHIEGKISYIEDLNYSYLPERPIFYDELTLWEHLDFVAAVEGLEEKQYKQKANELLNQYKLWDYAHENPTKYSKGMQQKAMLILAMITNPFLYIIDEPFMGLDPNAMKLFLESIEMERNRGAGILMSTHVLDTAEKICDRFLIIHNGHLVAKGTLDDIRGLCQLPDGSLYDCFHLLAEDNESE; encoded by the coding sequence ATGTCTCTTATAGATGTAGCGATACAATCGGCGGGATACGAGCAAAAGAAAGAAATTATTAAGGATATTGATTTTTCGATTGAGAAAGGAGAATTAGTTGGTTTAATTGGGCCGAATGGGGCTGGTAAAAGCACCACGATAAAGAGTCTATTAGGACTAATAGAACATATAGAAGGAAAGATATCATACATAGAGGACTTAAATTATTCTTATTTACCAGAACGACCCATTTTTTATGATGAATTAACATTATGGGAACATCTAGATTTTGTGGCAGCAGTGGAAGGATTAGAAGAAAAACAATACAAGCAAAAAGCAAATGAGTTACTAAATCAGTACAAACTATGGGACTACGCCCATGAAAATCCAACTAAATATTCTAAAGGGATGCAGCAAAAAGCGATGCTTATCCTTGCGATGATCACTAATCCTTTCCTTTATATTATTGATGAGCCATTTATGGGTCTTGATCCAAATGCAATGAAGCTTTTTCTTGAATCGATCGAAATGGAACGAAATCGTGGGGCTGGGATACTAATGTCTACCCATGTGTTAGACACAGCAGAAAAAATTTGTGATCGATTTCTTATAATACATAATGGTCACCTAGTTGCAAAAGGAACGTTAGATGATATTCGGGGACTGTGTCAGTTACCGGATGGCTCTCTGTATGATTGTTTTCATTTGCTCGCAGAGGATAATGAAAGTGAATAG